A window of Castanea sativa cultivar Marrone di Chiusa Pesio chromosome 1, ASM4071231v1 contains these coding sequences:
- the LOC142612147 gene encoding uncharacterized protein LOC142612147 — MALVSVLLEILQRPTVFDVLSELLMFIAPLWIAVLVGVLVGWAWKPRWANILSKDTFPTSPATTTLSTCFAFVPIPSLNSLKFQFPNCIPWTNDNDEKEALPLSPAASKSDSSSSQLDNEKVAWVTREDADHLSRLVEEKDGGPAWIQMMDRATSTMSYQAWRRDPETGPPQYRSRTVYEDAAPELVRDFFWDDEFRSNWDDMLIHSETLEECPTTGTMVVQWVRKFPFFCSDREYIIGRRIWESGRSYYCVTKGVPCSLVPRRNKPRRVDLYYSSWFIRAVESKRGDGQFTACEVLLFHHEDMGIPWEIAKLGVRQGMWGAVKKIDPGLRAYQTHRASGAPLSHSGSMAQINTKVSADYLRSLESNTSNSSEGENPDSPEKPSEKNIPKILVVGGAILLACTLDRGLLTKAVIFGVARRFARIGRRL; from the exons ATGGCTTTGGTTTCGGTTTTATTGGAGATTTTGCAGCGACCCACAGTATTTGATGTGTTAAGCGAGTTGTTGATGTTCATAGCGCCTCTTTGGATAGCGGTTCTTGTCGGAGTTTTGGTTGGGTGGGCATGGAAGCCCAGATGGGCCAATATTTTGTCCAAAGACACTTTTCCAACTTCACCAGCCACCACAACGTTGTCCACGTGTTTCGCATTCGTTCCGATTCCAAGCTTGAATTCTTTGAAGTTTCAGTTCCCCAATTGCATTCCCTGGACCAATGATAATGATGAGAAGGAGGCTCTGCCTTTGTCACCTGCTGCTTCCAAATCTGATTCCAG TTCATCACAGCttgataatgaaaaagtggcttgGGTGACGAGAGAGGATGCAGATCATTTAAGCCGGCTTGTTGAGGAAAAAGATGGAGGGCCTGCTTGGATTCAGATGATGGATCGTGCTACCTCTACGATGAGCTATCAAGCTTGGCGCAGAGATCCTGAG ACTGGACCTCCACAATATCGTAGTAGGACCGTGTATGAGGATGCCGCTCCTGAGTTGGTGAGAGATTTCTTTTGGGATGATGAATTTCGATCAAATTGGGATGACATGCTTATACATTCTGAAACCTTGGAAGAGTGTCCCACCACAGGAACCATGGTGGTGCAGTGGGTGCGCAAG TTCCCCTTCTTTTGTAGCGATAGAGAGTACATAATAGGCCGTCGAATCTGGGAATCAGGAAGATCTTACTACTGTGTAACAAAG GGAGTACCTTGCTCTTTGGTGCCAAGGCGCAACAAACCCAGACGTGTTGATTTGTATTATTCAAGTTGGTTTATTCGTGCAG TTGAATCAAAAAGAGGGGATGGCCAGTTTACTGCCTGTGAGGTGTTGCTGTTCCATCACGAAGATATGGGTATCCCTTGGGAGATTGCAAAGCTTGGGGTTCGGCAAGGCATGTGGGGCGCTGTAAAGAAGATTGACCCTGGTTTACGTGCTTATCAAACACACAGAGCATCTGGAGCCCCACTTTCACATTCTGGGTCAATGGCTCAAATCAACACTAAAGTCAGTGCAGACTACCTGAGATCTTTGGAAAGCAATACCAGTAATTCATCGGAGGGTGAAAACCCAGATTCACCTGAAAAACCATCAGAGAAGAACATACCCAAAATTCTAGTGGTTGGTGGAGCTATTCTCCTTGCCTGTACCCTTGACCGGGGCCTCTTGACTAAGGCAGTTATATTTGGAGTAGCCCGAAGATTTGCAAGAATTGGAAGGAGGTTGTGA
- the LOC142611376 gene encoding beta-1,6-galactosyltransferase GALT31A, protein MGLSRPHKAGNGVSTRWVSLFCIASFFLGVLVINRFWAFPDPDKLDEEASSVEKHKSRALNPIDDCEKKDLIVRTGDILSQVSQTHDVIMTLDKTISSLEMQLAAARAAKVNDDVGSPVVTKSGSEQFKDRPKVFFVMGIITAFSSRKRRDSIRETWMPQGEELRKLEKEKGIIMRFVIGHSATPGGVLDRAVDAEDEQHKDFLRLNHIEGYHELSTKTQVYFSTAVAKWDADFYIKVDDDVHINLGMVGSTLARHRSKPRVYLGCMKSGPVLSQKGVKYHEPEYWKFGEEGNKYFRHATGQIYVISKDLATYISVNRQVLHKYANEDVSLGSWFIGLDVEHIDDRSLCCGTPPDCEWKAQAGNPCAASFDWSCSGICKSVERMEEVHQRCGEGDEAIWHTSF, encoded by the exons ATGGGTCTCAGCAGACCTCACAAAGCTGGCAATGGGGTCTCCACCAGATGGGTTTCACTCTTCTGCATTGCCAGCTTCTTCTTGGGTGTTCTTGTTATCAACAg GTTTTGGGCTTTTCCTGATCCAGATAAACTGGATGAGGAGGCTTCATCAGTGGAGAAACATAAATCAAGAGCTCTTAATCCCATTGATGACTGTGAGAAGAAG GATTTGATTGTTCGGACGGGGGACATCCTTTCTCAAGTTTCACAAACACATGATGTGATCAT GACATTAGACAAAACAATCTCCTCGTTAGAGATGCAGCTAGCTGCAGCTAGAGCTGCCAAAGTTAATGATGATGTGGGATCTCCAGTGGTTACAAAATCAGGAAGTGAGCAATTCAAGGATCGCCCAAAGGTATTCTTTGTTATGGGAATCATTACTGCATTCAGCAGCAGAAAGCGGAGGGATTCAATTAGAGAGACATGGATGCCTCAAG GTGAAGAATTAAGGAAGTtggaaaaagagaagggaaTTATAATGCGGTTTGTTATAGGACACAG TGCAACTCCAGGTGGTGTATTGGATCGCGCTGTTGATGCAGAAGACGAGCAACATAAGGATTTCTTACGACTG AATCACATAGAAGGGTATCATGAACTGTCAACAAAAACTCAAGTATACTTTTCAACAGCTGTTGCTAAGTGGGATGCTGACTTCTATATAAAAGTTGATGATGATGTTCACATAAATCTTG GTATGGTTGGTTCTACCTTGGCCCGCCATAGATCAAAACCACGGGTTTATTTGGGTTGTATGAAGTCTGGACCTGTCCTGTCACAGAA AGGGGTCAAATATCACGAACCAGAGTACTGGAAATTTGGTGAGGAGGGAAATAAGTACTTTAGGCATGCAACAGGGCAAATCTATGTGATCTCCAAAGATTTGGCCACATATATTTCTGTGAATAG GCAAGTACTTCATAAATATGCAAATGAAGATGTCTCTTTGGGTTCCTGGTTTATCGGTCTTGATGTTGAGCACATTGATGATCGGAGCCTCTGCTGTGGGACACCCCCTG ATTGTGAATGGAAGGCTCAAGCTGGAAATCCTTGTGCTGCATCATTTGACTGGAGCTGCAGTGGCATATGCAAATCAGTGGAAAGAATGGAGGAGGTGCACCAGCGGTGTGGGGAGGGTGATGAAGCTATCTGGCACACCAGTTTCTGA